Proteins encoded by one window of Acidobacteriota bacterium:
- a CDS encoding ABC transporter ATP-binding protein, giving the protein MIEVRELTKRYGEHVAVSGLTFKVEAGRIWGLLGPNGAGKTTTMRILTGYLPATSGRATVAGFDVFDKPDDVKRSIGYLPEIVPLYQDMTVAGYLAFVAEIKQVPKAGRRAAVARALEAAGLKDTGGRLIKNISRGYKQRVGIAQAMIHDPQVLVLDEPTIGLDPAQIREIRELIRGLRGEHTILLSTHILPEVTQVCDGVVIIDQGRLMASGSLEELAASFEKSDGVLVRLRRGGAEEAALFRGLPGVDRVAIEGDEIRIEWGRGRDLRDDVARLALDKGLGIKEMRSVAGIEDLYMKIVAGGLEQ; this is encoded by the coding sequence ATGATCGAAGTCCGGGAGCTCACCAAGAGATACGGTGAGCACGTCGCCGTCAGCGGCCTGACTTTCAAGGTCGAGGCCGGCCGGATCTGGGGCCTGCTCGGCCCGAACGGAGCCGGCAAGACGACGACGATGCGCATCCTGACCGGCTACCTGCCGGCCACGTCCGGCCGGGCCACGGTGGCCGGGTTCGACGTTTTCGACAAGCCCGACGACGTCAAGCGGTCGATCGGCTACCTGCCCGAGATCGTCCCCCTTTACCAGGACATGACCGTCGCCGGCTATCTGGCCTTCGTGGCCGAGATCAAGCAGGTCCCCAAGGCCGGGCGCAGGGCCGCGGTCGCCCGGGCCCTCGAAGCGGCCGGCCTGAAGGACACCGGCGGCCGGCTGATCAAGAACATCTCCCGGGGCTACAAGCAGCGGGTCGGCATCGCCCAGGCCATGATCCACGATCCCCAGGTCCTCGTCCTCGACGAGCCGACGATCGGCCTCGATCCGGCCCAGATCCGGGAGATCCGCGAGCTCATCCGCGGCCTGCGGGGCGAGCACACGATCCTCCTGTCGACCCACATCCTGCCCGAGGTCACCCAGGTCTGCGACGGCGTCGTCATCATCGACCAGGGCCGGCTGATGGCCTCGGGCTCGCTCGAGGAGCTGGCCGCCTCCTTCGAGAAGAGCGACGGCGTCCTCGTCCGGCTCCGCCGCGGCGGGGCCGAGGAAGCGGCCCTGTTCCGCGGCCTGCCCGGCGTCGACCGGGTCGCGATCGAAGGCGACGAGATCCGGATCGAGTGGGGCCGCGGCCGCGACCTGCGCGACGACGTAGCCCGCCTGGCCCTCGATAAAGGGCTGGGGATCAAGGAGATGCGCTCGGTGGCCGGCATCGAGGACCTCTACATGAAGATCGTCGCGGGAGGGCTCGAGCAATGA